One window of Populus nigra chromosome 5, ddPopNigr1.1, whole genome shotgun sequence genomic DNA carries:
- the LOC133694650 gene encoding uncharacterized protein LOC133694650 isoform X2, which translates to MANPGVGSKYVSVNLNKSYGQQHQQNHHNNQYNHGQGRGWPGVAGGGGGGMVVLSRPRSSQKAAGPKLSVPPPLNLPSLRKEHERFDSLGSGGGHGSGGPGNGLRPSSSGMGWSKPAAIVVQEKEGLDVSGDNNGAESGNNYGGGDQGVSNVGNGVNKLSTGSSGGVYVPPSVRSVELTVVSDGPRGHSVVDKATVWRGEDFPSLQATLPSVSGLEKKQKDGLNQKHKKVLSEELGNEQRDGFGLSRVVDMRPQMQARNNVGNGMDEDGVDNQGLGHSVTSEKERKQQEYFAGPLPLVRLNPRSDWADDERDTRHGLTDRGRDHGFPRDEAYWDRGFDFPRPSVLPQKPAHNLFDRRGQRDNETGKISSSEVTKVDTYLRDVRTPSREGREGKSWRASSPLTKDKFITQEAGNERNGIGVRPPSFNRETVKENRYIPSALRVNSQDDVGRRDVGYGQGGKQPWSNTMDSFGNRGPDRNTREHYGEQYNRHRGDTYQNNSVAKSSFSVGGKGLPVNDPIWNFGREKRPFSKSEKPYVEDPFMKDFGTSGFDGQDPFSGTLVGLVKKKKDVLKQTDFHDPVRESFEAELERVQKMQELERQLVLEKQERAMELARREEEERMRLAREQEKRQRRLEEEAKEAEWRAEQERLEAIRRAEEHRIAREEEKQRIFMEEERRKHSARQKLLELEEKIAKRQAEATKSGNDNSSGVTDEIMTGMVTEKDVSRVTDVADWEESERMVESITASISSDSSAVNRPFEIDYRPHFSRDGSSAFPDTGKHVNSWKRDAFDNVNIRAFVPQDQENGQPSPRQDASVGGRAFSRKEFYGGPGLIPSRPYLKGGIPDPQVDDFSQQFRSQRWNISGDGDYFSRNSEIESEFQENFAERFADSAWGHAQTRGSPGSQYHDRMYQNHEPDGLYSFGRSRYPMRQPRVLPPPSIASLHRNPYRGENECPGPSTFPESEMQSNHGARNDSTMQARYDSSYQENLGQAEIIAQQENSETEVQKLNTNTTRCDSQSSLSVSSPPDSPVHLSNDDLDESGDSPVLSAGEGKDVALLGQENESLALPTEANKENVMSGSSIVSNGEDEEWAVENDEQLQEQEEYDEDEDGYEEEDEVHDGEDENINLTQDFEDMHLDEKDAPDMMENLVLGFNEGVEVGMPNDDFERSSTNEETKFVTPKPSEEQGSFDAMCSDGQTLQHVDGSTQVNLDNSTRIFQETEKAIQSKNASQTSSLPEHMDHSDASSNHGLSIQPQIQFSSDQTVMSTIPSANNQPEVPVKLQFGLFSGPSLIPSPVPAIQIGSIQMPLHLHPPVGSSLTHIHPSQPPLFQFGQLRYTSPIPQGVIPLNPQSMSLVRPDIPSNFSFNHSVGVAVPIKPGQDIVKGDVSSVSMDNQQGLLPRHLDLSHLAVKEGNSLPLRERADSTIKIHKGKGDCLHSGDINSRPESGFQAENSFVKNFKTAPTRELEHRSQTEEVSSLSVMKEKGLGVSKGPGLMSSGRGRRYAFPAKHSGPRSSFQASDISRSDSSGFQGKPRRLRTEFRVRENSDKKQSAGSEVDDKSNINGGHAGARSGSRRVVVSNRQPKQISESEGSSSRPVSLQEIDSRSRAEKVAGKESVRKIQNISHSREDLDAPLQSGIVRVFEQPGIEAPSDDDDFIEVRSKRQMLNDRREQREKEIKAKSRVSKMPRKPRSYSQSASVSSISNKNHAPVDGEAANNIRSDFEAPEGHGLANIEVSAGFNTPIVSQPLPPIGTPAVKTETQAIKSFHTSSLTGVSGSGKNHASGLIFDSKNNVLETVQTSLGSWGSSRINQQTQLDEAMKPVQFDSHSSVGDPTNSVSEPSLPSSSLLSKDKSFSSAGSPINSLLAGEKIQFGAVTSPILPSNRRAVSHGIGPPGPCQSDIHNSHNLSAAKKDCSLFFEKEKHSNESCAHSEDCEAEAEAAASAVAVAAISSDEIGGNLLGAGPISGSDSKIFGGADLDSISAGASADQQLASQSRVEESLSVALPADLSVETPVSLWPPSPIPQNSGSHMLSHVPGAPPSHFPFYEMNPMLGGPIFAFGPHDESTPTQSQSQKSNASVTGPLGAWQQHSAVDSFYGPPAGFTGPFISSPGSIPGVQGPPHMVVYNHFAPVGQFGQVGLSYMGTTYIPSGKQPDWKHNPASSAMSVGEGDMNNMNMVSSQRNPTNLPAIQHLAPGSPLLSMASPVAMFDVSPFQSSDISVQARWPHVSASPLQSLPVSKPLQQAEGVPASSHFNHSLPVDQPLAANRFSGSRTTTPPDNRQNFPAATEATVSQLPDELGLVESITTSVGTSTQSIGAKSTSASTIPEAGKTDVMQNDRASSGSGQNSRSALKTKPSHQKNTSAQHYNYSGYNYQRGGGGSQKSSSGAEWSHRRMAYQGRNQTLGTEKNYPPSKTKQIYVAKQTATGRSMS; encoded by the exons ATGGCCAATCCTGGAGTAGGGTCTAAGTATGTATCTGTGAATTTGAATAAATCTTATGGCCAACAACACCAACAAAATCACCATAATAATCAGTATAATCATGGGCAGGGTCGGGGGTGGCCTGGTGtggctggaggaggaggaggaggaatggTGGTGCTTTCGAGGCCACGCAGCTCTCAAAAAGCTGCTGGGCCGAAACTTTCTGTTCCGCCCCCCCTGAATTTGCCATCCTTGCGTAAGGAGCATGAAAGGTTTGATTCATTGGGATCCGGGGGTGGGCATGGTAGTGGTGGTCCAGGAAATGGGCTTCGTCCTAGTTCTTCTGGCATGGGGTGGAGTAAGCCTGCTGCGATTGTAGTTCAGGAAAAAGAAGGGCTTGATGTTAGTGGTGATAATAATGGAGCTGAGAGTGGAAATAATTATGGTGGTGGTGATCAGGGAGTGAGTAATGTGGGTAATGGGGTTAATAAATTAAGCACTGGTAGTAGCGGTGGTGTGTATGTGCCGCCTTCAGTGAGGTCAGTGGAGCTGACTGTTGTTTCTGATGGTCCAAGGGGTCATTCAGTGGTGGATAAAGCTACGGTTTGGAGGGGTGAGGATTTTCCTTCATTGCAGGCAACTTTGCCTTCTGTTTCTGGGCTGGAAAAGAAGCAGAAGGATGGTTTGAATCAGAAACATAAGAAGGTCTTGAGTGAGGAGTTGGGTAATGAGCAGAGGGATGGATTTGGTTTGAGCAGGGTTGTTGATATGCGTCCCCAAATGCAGGCGAGGAATAATGTGGGTAATGGAATGGATGAGGATGGTGTTGACAACCAAGGGTTGGGTCATTCTGTTACATCTGAGAAAGAGCGGAAACAGCAAGAGTACTTTGCAGGTCCTTTGCCATTAGTTCGGTTGAATCCTAGGTCAGATTGGGCTGATGATGAGCGGGACACAAGGCATGGTTTGACTGACAGAGGGAGAGATCATGGTTTTCCAAGGGATGAGGCCTACTGGGATAGGGGTTTTGATTTTCCAAGACCTAGTGTTTTACCGCAGAAACCAGCTCACAATCTTTTTGACAGGCGAGGACAGCGTGACAATGAAACTGGAAAGATTTCTTCTAGTGAAGTCACTAAGGTAGACACTTATTTAAGAGATGTCAGAACACCTAGTagagagggaagggaagggaaatCATGGAGAGCTTCTTCGCCTCTTACAAAAGATAAATTCATCACCCAAGAGGCTGGAAATGAAAGAAATGGTATTGGTGTAAGACCACCTAGTTTTAACAGAGAAACAGTCAAAGAGAATAGGTACATCCCCTCGGCACTCCGGGTCAATTCTCAGGATGATGTTGGGAGGAGGGATGTGGGGTATGGGCAAGGAGGGAAACAGCCTTGGAGTAATACTATGGATTCTTTTGGCAATCGAGGTCCTGACCGGAATACTCGAGAACATTATGGCGAACAATACAATAGGCACAGGGGTGATACTTACCAGAATAACTCGGTTGCCAAATCATCATTTTCTGTGGGTGGTAAAGGGCTTCCAGTCAATGATCCCATATGGAATTTTGGTAGGGAGAAACGCCCATTTTCAAAGAGTGAAAAACCTTATGTAGAGGACCCTTTCATGAAGGACTTTGGAACTTCTGGTTTTGATGGACAGGATCCCTTCTCTGGCACCCTTGTCGGTTTggttaagaagaagaaggatgTGCTTAAGCAGACTGATTTCCATGATCCTGTTCGGGAATCTTTTGAGGCTGAACTTGAGAGAGTTCAAAAAATGCAGGAACTGGAACGGCAGCTGGTACTTGAAAAGCAGGAAAGGGCTATGGAGCTAGCTCggagagaagaagaggagagaatGAGGCTAGCTAGGGAACAAGAAAAAAGGCAGAGAAGGTTGGAAGAAGAAGCTAAAGAAGCTGAATGGAGAGCTGAACAAGAGCGTCTGGAAGCCATTCGAAGGGCAGAAGAACATAGGATAGCTAGAGAGGAGGAGAAACAGAGAATCTTTATGGAGGAGGAGAGGAGGAAACATAGTGCAAGGCAGAAGCTTTTAGAATTGGAAGAAAAGATTGCGAAGAGGCAAGCTGAAGCAACAAAGAGTGGTAATGACAATTCTTCTGGTGTTACAGATGAGATAATGACAGGGATGGTGACAGAAAAAGATGTTTCCAGGGTGACAGATGTTGCTGATTGGGAAGAAAGTGAAAGGATGGTGGAGAGCATCACAGCTTCAATTTCTTCTGATTCCTCAGCAGTGAATAGACCATTTGAGATAGATTATAGGCCGCACTTTTCTAGAGATGGCTCTTCAGCTTTTCCAGACACAGGAAAACATGTGAATTCATGGAAGAGAGATGCATTTGACAATGTGAACATTAGAGCATTTGTTCCACAAGACCAGGAGAATGGTCAACCCAGTCCCAGGCAAGATGCATCTGTTGGAGGGAGAGCATTTTCTAGGAAAGAGTTCTATGGAGGACCTGGATTAATACCCTCTAGGCCTTATCTTAAAGGAGGGATTCCTGATCCTCAGGTTGATGATTTTAGTCAACAATTTAGAAGTCAAAGGTGGAATATTTCTGGGGATGGAGATTATTTTAGTAGAAACTCagagattgaatctgagtttCAAGAGAACTTTGCAGAGAGATTTGCTGATAGTGCATGGGGGCATGCTCAGACTAGGGGCAGTCCAGGTTCTCAATACCATGATAGAATGTATCAAAATCACGAGCCAGATGGTCTCTATTCATTTGGGAGGTCACGGTATCCCATGCGGCAACCTCGTGTTTTACCCCCTCCATCAATAGCTTCATTGCACAGAAACCCTTATAGAGGTGAGAATGAATGCCCTGGTCCCTCAACCTTTCCAGAGAGCGAGATGCAGTCCAATCATGGAGCTAGAAATGATTCTACCATGCAGGCAAGGTATGATAGCAGTTATCAAGAGAATCTTGGACAAGCTGAAATAATTGCCCAGCAGGAGAATTCTGAGACTGAGGTGCAGAAACTGAATACGAACACAACAAGGTGTGACTCACAGTCTTCACTCTCTGTTTCAAGCCCCCCTGATTCTCCAGTTCATCTCTCTAATGATGATTTGGATGAATCTGGAGATTCTCCAGTGTTATCAGCTGGTGAAGGAAAAGATGTTGCCTTGTTGGGTCAAGAGAATGAATCTTTAGCCTTGCCTACTGAAGCCAATAAAGAGAATGTGATGAGTGGCTCAAGTATTGTCTCTAATGGCGAGGATGAGGAGTGGGCTGTCGAGAATGATGAACAGTTGCAG GAGCAAGAAGAATATGATGAGGATGAAGATGGTTATGAGGAAGAAGACGAAGTGCATGATGGAGAAGATGAAAATATTAACCTGACTCAAGATTTTGAAGACATGCATTTAGATGAGAAAGATGCTCCTGATATGATGGAAAACTTGGTCTTAGGCTTCAATGAGGGTGTTGAGGTTGGGATGCCTAATGATGATTTTGAAAGAAGTTCTACGAATGAAGAAACCAAATTTGTGACACCAAAACCTTCAGAAGAGCAGGGATCTTTTGATGCAATGTGCAGTGATGGGCAAACCCTTCAACATGTGGATGGTTCTACTCAAGTGAATCTCGATAATTCTACTAGAATCTTCCAGGAAACAGAGAAGGCAATTCAATCCAAAAATGCTTCTCAAACTTCATCATTGCCCGAGCACATGGATCATTCTGATGCTTCATCTAATCATGGCTTGTCAATTCAGCCTCAAATCCAATTTTCATCTGATCAAACTGTCATGTCTACCATTCCTTCTGCTAATAATCAGCCAGAGGTACCTGTTAAGCTTCAGTTTGGGCTATTTTCTGGTCCTTCTCTGATACCTTCACCAGTTCCAGCCATACAGATTGGTTCTATACAGATGCCACTTCATCTCCATCCCCCAGTTGGATCATCCCTCACTCATATCCACCCATCACAGCCTCCACTCTTTCAGTTTGGTCAGCTGAGGTATACATCTCCCATTCCACAGGGGGTTATACCTTTGAATCCTCAATCGATGTCCTTGGTTCGACCTGATATTCcaagtaatttttctttcaatcataGTGTTGGAGTTGCTGTACCTATTAAACCTGGTCAAGACATTGTGAAAGGCGATGTTTCATCAGTTTCAATGGATAACCAACAAGGCCTTCTTCCACGACACTTGGATCTATCTCATCTGGCAGTGAAAGAGGGAAATTCATTGCCACTGAGAGAAAGAGCTGATAGCACTATAAAAATACACAAGGGCAAAGGAGATTGTTTGCACAGTGGCGATATCAATTCGAGGCCTGAATCAGGTTTTCAAGCAGAAAATTCATTTGTGAAGAATTTCAAAACTGCACCCACTCGAGAATTGGAACACCGGTCTCAAACTGAGGAAGTGTCATCTCTATCtgttatgaaagaaaaaggttTAGGAGTTTCAAAGGGTCCAGGCCTAATGTCAAGTGGGAGAGGTAGACGGTATGCGTTCCCGGCGAAACATTCTGGCCCAAGATCATCATTTCAAGCTTCAGATATTTCTCGCTCAGATTCTAGTGGATTTCAGGGGAAACCTCGACGTTTGCGAACCGAATTTCGAGTTCGTGAAAATTCAGATAAGAAGCAATCTGCTGGATCAGAGGTAGATGATAAGTCTAATATCAATGGTGGACATGCTGGTGCAAGAAGTGGGTCTAGGAGGGTGGTTGTTTCAAATAGACAACCAAAACAGATATCTGAATCAGAGGGATCTAGTTCAAGGCCTGTAAGTTTGCAGGAAATAGATTCTCGAAGCAGGGCTGAGAAGGTAGCTGGAAAAGAATCTGTGAGAAAGATCCAGAACATCTCTCACTCCAGAGAGGACCTAGATGCTCCTTTGCAAAGTGGAATCGTGCGTGTTTTTGAGCAACCTGGCATAGAAGCCCCTAGCGATGATGATGATTTCATTGAGGTGAGGTCAAAGAGGCAAATGCTGAATGATCGTCGTgaacagagagagaaagagatcaAGGCGAAGTCTCGGGTTTCAAAG ATGCCACGAAAACCTCGATCATATTCGCAAAGTGCTTCTGTGTCTtccatctcaaataaaaatcatgcacCAGTTGATGGAGAGGCAGCAAACAACATTCGTTCTGATTTTGAGGCACCTGAGGGGCATGGCTTGGCAAACATTGAAGTATCAGCTGGATTCAATACACCTATAGTGTCTCAACCATTGCCTCCAATTGGAACTCCTGCTGTGAAAACTGAAACTCAGGCTATCAA GTCCTTCCATACAAGCTCCTTGACCGGTGTGTCAGGTAGTGGAAAGAACCATGCTTCGGGCTTAATTTTTGATAGCAAGAATAATGTTCTAGAAACTGTCCAAACTTCTTTGGGCTCCTGGGGTAGTTCACGGATTAACCAACAG ACTCAACTTGATGAGGCTATGAAGCCTGTGCAATTTGATTCACATTCATCTGTTGGTGATCCAACTAACTCAGTTAGTGAACCCAGCTTGCCATCATCATCCCTTTTGAGCAAGGACAAGTCATTTTCTTCTGCTGGTAGCCCAATCAATTCATTACTTGCTGGggagaaaattcaatttg GTGCTGTGACATCTCCGATTCTTCCTTCTAACAGACGGGCTGTTTCCCACGGGATTGGCCCTCCAGGTCCATGTCAATCGGACATTCATAATTCTCATAATCTCTCTGCAGCCAAAAAAGATTGCtctcttttctttgaaaaagaGAAACACTCCAATGAATCTTGTGCTCATTCGGAAGATTGTGAAGCCGAAGCCGAAGCAGCTGCTTCAGCTGTTGCTGTTGCAGCTATTAGTAGTGATGAGATTGGTGGTAATTTACTGGGTGCAGGCCCCATCTCTGGTTCAGACTCAAAAATTTTTGGAGGTGCAGATCTTGATAGCATATCagcgg GTGCTTCTGCTGATCAACAATTAGCAAGTCAATCAAGAGTTGAAGAGTCTCTTAGTGTGGCTCTACCGGCTGACCTTTCAGTGGAGACTCCAGTTTCCTTATGGCCACCTTCGCCAATTCCACAGAATTCTGGAAGCCATATGCTTTCGCATGTCCCTGGAGCTCCACCTTCTCATTTTCCATTCTATGAGATGAATCCCATGTTGGGAGGACCAATCTTTGCTTTTGGGCCACATGATGAATCAACACCTACTCAGTCACAGTCCCAGAAAAGTAATGCATCAGTTACAGGTCCACTGGGTGCCTGGCAACAGCATTCTGCTGTAGATTCATTCTATGGTCCTCCAGCTGGTTTCACAGGCCCTTTCATCAGCTCACCTGGGAGCATCCCGGGGGTTCAAGGTCCACCTCACATGGTTGTCTACAATCACTTTGCACCAGTGGGACAGTTCGGACAAGTTGGCTTGAGTTATATGGGCACCACATATATCCCATCTGGAAAACAACCTGATTGGAAGCATAACCCTGCATCTTCTGCCATGAGTGTTGGTGAAGGGGACATGAATAACATGAATATGGTGTCATCACAGCGCAATCCCACCAATTTGCCTGCTATCCAGCATCTTGCCCCTGGTTCTCCGCTTTTGTCAATGGCCTCGCCTGTGGCCATGTTTGATGTTTCTCCTTTTCAG TCTTCTGACATTTCAGTCCAAGCTCGCTGGCCTCATGTCTCTGCATCCCCTCTTCAATCACTTCCTGTGTCAAAGCCATTGCAACAGGCAGAGGGTGTTCCTGCATCATCTCATTTTAACCACAGCCTTCCTGTTGACCAACCATTAGCTGCTAACAGGTTCTCTGGGTCTCGAACAACAACTCCTCCTGACAATAGGCAGAACTTCCCTGCAGCAACTGAAGCCACTGTCAGCCAGTTACCTGATGAACTTGGATTGGTAGAGTCCATTACCACCAGTGTGGGGACTTCAACTCAGAGCATTGGTGCTAAGAGCACATCTGCAAGCACCATTCCAGAGGCTGGCAAGACAGATGTTATGCAGAATGACAGGGCTAGCAGTGGTAGTGGCCAGAACTCAAGGTCTGCTTTGAAGACAAAGCCTTCGCACCAGAAGAATACATCTGCGCAGCATTACAATTACTCTGGGTATAATTATCAGCGAGGAGGTGGAGGATCTCAGAAGAGTAGTTCCGGGGCTGAATGGTCTCATCGTAGAATGGCATACCAAGGAAGGAATCAAACTTTGGGTACAGAAAAGAACTACCCCCCTTCAAAAACGAAGCAGATTTACGTAGCTAAACAGACTGCAACCGGGAGATCAATGTCATGA